The Lolium rigidum isolate FL_2022 chromosome 1, APGP_CSIRO_Lrig_0.1, whole genome shotgun sequence region TCTGCAGCTCGATGGGGCGGCGGGGGATGAGCGGTTCCAGGGCGGAGGGGGCTGTAATTTCTCGCCAGAGGTGTGGCCATGGCGTGGCTGGGAAGCTCCGGCCACGAGCTGCCGCGTGCGAGCTCCTCGAGGGGCGGTGAGGGCGGGCTCGGCCATGGCGCTGCTGGGCTCCGGCCAGGGGCGGGCCTCCAGGGGCTACTGCGGAGTAGATCGACGACCCAACGACAAGTCGACGACCTCCCGGAGCGGAGGAAGATGAACACTGTGGCAATAACATGAAGTCTCCCTAGTCGATTCCTTTGGCATAGGGGATCTACAGGTCAAGGCGAAGCTAAAGGACATGTTTGTGTGTCTCAGAGAGGGTTGCAGCGACGAGGACGAGTGTGATGTCGATGGCGGCGCGCTCTGAATGCCGATCGCGTTCTCGAACACATAAATGACCAAGACCTTCTCCCCGCGCAGCTTCCGCTCGGGAAGACATGTCGACCCAGCCGGGCGGTGGAGGGAAGCGAAAGGGGCTGGCGGCGACGCTGGTATGTGGTAGCGGCGGCGATGTGGTGATGAGTGGACCGTCCCTTACCCGCCCCGCCCCCTGGAGGTTCTCGTCTGCACTGCCCTGTCAGTGCTTTCCCTCGCAGCGTAGCTCGTCAACACCGCCGGGATGGGAGCGGCGCACCGGCTGGGCGAGGCCTCGCCGGCGGGACCGGGGGCGGCGCGCTGGCGTGCTTGTTACTGTGGAGAAGGAGCaggagaaaataaaagaaaaataaatttctTTCCTTCAGAGAAAGAGCAGGCATGTGTCCtaaaattttacaaaaaaaccTACAATCAGAACTTGTTCAACATATGGCTCATTTGATCATTTTGTTATTGCCACGTCAGCCTGACATAGAGACCCACATATCGGTTTCGTCATTATATCAGTATTGGACGTGAATCGGTGCTTCTTGTAATGTGTTAACTGTAGAGTGGTGGATTTTTAAAACTTTTTCGTAAAGTGGTGGTTGTTTGAAACGTCTACctgaaatgtggtggttttttgtaattttttcagCTTAGCATTGCTAAGCGCTGGGACTTTGAAACGACTCACGTCGTCGCTTGTCTTTCTCTATGATGACAATTGACAAGCGAGCTGATAAGTTGCAGACGCACACCGCTGCCTGCAGACTTTGAAACGACTCACGTCGTCGCTTGTCTTTCTCTATGGTGACAAGCGAGCTGATGAGTTGCAGACGCACACCGCTGCCTGCAAGCTGCAGCGGCCGTCTTGATTGAAAACTGGCTGCCTCTGGCTGGTAAGATACGGCTCAGCTCCATCACATGCCACGGCGGTGAGTGGAACTCCCAAAGCTCAGGGTGGATTTCCGTCTAAAAAAAGCTCAGGGTGGATCCGTGTCCATATCCATTCGATTCAAGGCTGCCTTGTTTGATTGCAGTTACTGTTCTGGTACCTTGTTTGCAGTTACTGTGTCTTCAAGACTGGTTCAGAGATCATGTGACTTTGCCCGTATCGCCGTCGATACCGAAACCCAGCTTCGTCCTTGCTCACGAGTTTGGATCATGGCCAGCCACCGAGAAGACAAGTTGGTTCTGCATTTCTTGCTTGCCGGCCTCTCAATAATGTTCCGCGGCAGAAGTTGGATGTTCATGCGCATAGCAACGATGCCAACACGTCTGCAAAAACAAATGCATGCAACTATCTTCCACATGAGTTCAGAGTATCCAAGTGAGCGAACACACGTCTGCAAACATATATCCATTGCACATGGCGTGTGGTCCTCTAGTGTTTCTTATTTCTCCATATGCACTGAATACTGATACTGTAGGACTCCCACAACCAGCTCTACTTGGCTACTGGCTACAGAACTTAGATTTTTTTGAATGATTCGATGCCCTATATGTACTTTTGGCACGGCTAATTGGGGTGACCTTCCCTATCTAGCAGACTCTATGCTTAAACTGTTGCTCGTTACACCTATTGCTGCTCTACGTTCTCTTGCTACGCCTCCCTGGCTGGTCCATCAAAGACCACCTAGAAGAAACAGAATCGCGCACAAAGAAGCATCTTGTGACTTCTTGATCAACGTCTACTTGGGAGTATATCCCTTCAGCTTACTTTGTTGGCTCATATAAACCCAGGGTTCTTGTAGTACAAATTTCTTATGAAATCTTTTTTTTAAGGGATTCTCGTGAAATCTTTAGTTTTGCCTACCCGATGTTAACCACCACACTAGGCTGCACTAAGTAATCCCCTGCCATCTCTTATGGGGCATGGGGCCACAATAATTACTCATTTTGAATCATGGTGAGAGGAATGATGCAAGAAACAAAATATAATAAGATTCTTTACTGGCTCAAGAAAATGTAGTGAGCGATCCAACCAATCGAGTATTGCAAATCATGTACCTGTATTTGGGGATTGGGATGGTGCGAGCAAATGATGAATTAGCAGTATCTAGTGATCGTCGTTctcgtacaacatgcagtggtgtgTGCGGATTTTCGATAAGATTATAGCCTCCTGTTTTTGTTGCGTCTAGTGGCAGAAATGATGCACTCTTTTGTTGGGTCAGTACAAAAGCATACGTACACTACAAACACCTTCATAATTTCCAGCAAAATGGAATGGGGAGCAACGCAAATCATTATCGGGGTTTATACTGAAAAAGAAAGACGGCTGAAAGATGACATAATTAAACATATATTGCGGTCAAAGGTTTCTTGTAAATGAATATGCTGTCAAAATGTTGATGACCCATTATATTCTCTCCATATATAAGCTAGTTGAACCAGATGtatacccaaaaaaaaaaacatagttaAGCTGTACATAATAATAAGTACAAACATGGTGTGATATACTGATATGAGACCAAAGAACTGAAGCGGACGCTTTGTTAGGTCAGCGCGTAGTCATGTACGAATTTTCCTTTGTGATTTGATTCCAGATTGGCTCCTGTGAAACTTCCAGATTTGCTTGGATACATAAATTGATTTTTTCTCTAGATTTCCAAAATTGTATGAATCCTCGAATCTTCCTGTGTTATTTGATTCCAGATTTGCTTCTGTGAATCTTTCAGATTTGCTTACATACCTTTAGAAATCTGACTTGAATCATGTACGAATTGTGAAAATGAATCACGAACACAATATTTTTGGTAAGATTTGCTCCGGATTTTTAATGTTTGCGCTCGCTTTCCTTGATGGGATACGTCGATCTTGGAAACTGACATGGCCAACGTCCTTGAATAAGCTTAACATAAAGAAGGGTTTCTTTTGGAAATAGGGAGGGGCCTACAAATGATACATGAATGTAATGCCGGGGTGTTGTGTGTAAAATGTTTGCGAATCTCAAAGTAAGTAGTGCGGCCAGGATAAGTCTTGGACGCCCACGTATACGTAGACTATGATATTCGCAACCTAAGACGACGAAATGAACAGTTGTTGTGATTTGGCAGGAACTACTAGCTACCAAGAAAACCTCTAATCCACACAAGGCATATAAAAGAACCTAATCTTGGTGGGAGGTTGGCAAGGAGAACGCCGCCTGCAATGGAGCCACCACAACTCGAGCTCAGCAACTTGGAGGTTCTGAACGAAGGGCCGGACACCAGCGATGAAAAAACAGGTGAGCTTTTTCTGCCTAGCTAAACTAGCTGTTCAGATCAATCTGGCCAATTCTTTCAGTCATGAGCTCCCCTCTCCTCTTGCCAGGGTGAACTGTTTTACTTTTCTTGACTGAAAATTGTTCTTGTGCAGATGAAGTGGATGACTGTCCGATCGAGGAGGTCCGGCTGACGGTGCCAATCACCGACGACCCGACATTGCCGGCGCTGACGTTCAGGACATGGTTCCTGGGGCTGGTCTCGTGCGCGTTGCTGGCCTTCTGCAACCAGTTCTTCGGCTACCGTCAGAACCCTGTCTACATATCTTCTCTCTCGGTGCAGATCGTGGTGCTGCCGCTGGGCAGGCTGATGGCCGCCTGCCTCCCTCCCAAGGTCGTCGGGATCAAGGGCACCCGGTGGTCCTTCTCTCTCAACCCGGGGCCGTTCAACCTCAAGGAGCACGTCCTCATCACCATCTTCGCCAATACCGGCTCCAACTCCGTCTACGCCGTCGGCATTATCACCATCGTCAAGGCCTTCTACCACCGGGACATCCACCCGCTCGCCGCCATGCTGCTCACTCAAACAACCCAGGTGATAGTTACTGAACATCTAGATTCTCTGTTTGTAATTTGATCATTTCACTCCATGTCTCATCTGGCACTGACTTGTGTTGAACTGCCAATTGCTACTTTTGAACCGGGGCAGCTTATGGGGTATGGCTGGGCTGGTCTGTTCAGGAAGTTCCTGGtggactccccctacatgtggtgGCCGTCGAACTTGGTACAGGTATCGCTCTTCAGGGCTCTGCACGAGAAGGAGAAGAGGCCCAAAGGAGGGAGCACGAGGCTACAGTTCTTCCTCATCGTCCTGGCCACCAGCTTCGCCTACTACATCGTTCCCAACTACctcttcccgaccatctccagcATTTCCGTTGTGTGCCTGGTATGGAGGAACTCCGTGACGGCGCAGCAGATCGGGTCGGGCGTGTACGGCCTCGGGGTCGGGTCGTTTGGCCTCGACTGGGCCACGGTGGCCGGCTTCCTGGGCACGCCGCTGTCCACGCCGGCGTTCGCCATCCTGAACGTGATGGCTGGGTTCTTCCTGGTGGTGTACGTGGTATTGCCCGTGGCGTACTGGAGCAACGCGTACGACGCCAGGCGGTTCCCCATCATCTCCTCCCACGTGTTCATGGCCAACGGCAGCCGGTACGACGTGAGCCGGGTGCTGGACCCGGCGACCTTCCAGTTCAGCCAGGCCGGGTACGACGACGCCGGGCAGATCAACCTGAGcatcttcttcgccttcgcctacgGCCTCAGCTTCGCCACGCTGGCCGCCACTCTGTCCCACGTCGCCCTCTTCCACGGCAGGTCGATATGGCGGCAGACGAAGGCGACGGTGAGCGGGCAGCAGGCCGGCGACGTGCACACGAGGCTGATGAAGAGGAACTACGCGGCGGTGCCGCAGTGGTGGTTCCACGTGATGCTTGTGCTGGTGCTCGGCCTCTCCATATTCACCTGCGAGGGGTTCGGGCAGGAGCTGCAGCTCCCCTACTGGGGCGTGCTCCTGGCGGCCGGGCTGGCGTTCTTCTTCACCCTCCCCATCGGcatcatcaccgccaccaccaaTCAGCAGCCTGGGCTGAACGTGGTGACGGAGCTGATCATCGGGTACCTGTACCCGGGGAGGCCGCTGGCGAACGTGGCGTTCAAAACGTACGGGTACATCAGCATGTCCCAGGCTATCATGTTCCTGCAGGACTTCAAGCTGGGCCACTACATGAAGATCCCGCCGCGGTCCATGTTCGCCGTCCAGCTCGTGGGGACCCTGCTGGCCTCGTCGGTCTACTTCGGCACATCATGGTGGCTGCTTGAGAGCGTGAGCAACATCTGCGAGCCGGCGAAGCTGCCGGCGGGGAGCCCGTGGACGTGCCCTGGCGACGACGTCTTCTACAACGCGTCCATCATCTGGGGCGTGGTCGGCCCGCAGCGCATGTTCGGGCGCCTCGGCCGCTACACCAAGATGAACTACTTCTTCCTCGCCGGGGCGCTGGCGCCGGTGCCCGTGTGGGCGCTGTCCCGGGCCTTCCCGGAAAGGGGGTGGATCCGGCTCATCAACATGCCCGTGCTGCTGAGCGCCACGGGGCTGATGCCGCCGGCGCGGTCCGTGAACTACCTCATGTGGGGTGCCGTCGGGCTCACCTTCAACCACGTCGTGTACAGACGGTACAAAGCATGGTGGGCGCGGCACAACTACGTGCTGTCGGCCGCGCTGGACGCCGGCATGGCGTTCATGGGCATCGCGTCCTACGCCATGCTGCAGTCTGGAGGCGTCAACGGTGTTAACTGGTGGGGGCTGCAGGTCGATGACCACTGTGACTTGGCTCGTTGTCCGACGGCACCGGGAGTCAGCGTCGCCGGTTGCCCCGTGCAGTAGTAAGCAGCTGCCGGGGCATCACCTGGTTATGATACCAATAATCCTAGACATACGGAATGATACTTAATTAGCGTTGtggcttttttcttttcttttttaactAGCTATTGTAGCTCTTCCGGACTGTAAGCGGACGTGTAAGTGTCAGCATACCAAAAGGCATGTTCATGTGAAGGGAAGAGAGAAGCGGTAGGGTTGAAAACCGAATGGAAACTTGCTGTCCGTTTCCTAAGAAAAAAGAAATGGAGAGAAAAAAGGAAAACCGGAAGCGGCATTTTGCGGGAAAAAAAACAGAAACGTAAAAATCATAAACGGTACCCGGTGAAATTGGAAACTGCGAggaaattttggaaaaaaaaatacgAAAAGTTTCCAGATATGTAAGCCAAAGAGTCATGTGCTCGGCCAGACCTACCATCTCCCCATGCGCCGACTTATCTATGTGCATCTTTCGGCTAGATACCAAAAGTATTATACCGCCATTGTAGTTGTCCGTTTCTACAATGTATATATGTCTCCTATCCATTCCGTATGTGTCTTCAGTTATTTCCATTTCCATATTCGTTTTTGAAGTTTTTTATTTCAGTTCCGAGTCCAGAAAGATAGGCGAAAATAAAAACAATTAACCATGTTTCCATTTACTTTTCAAACCCGGAGGTGGAGGGGGAGGCTGACCATGGCAGGTCATGGCAAGAcagagagcatctccaacagagacgTTATAGTGCGGTAACGTGCGGCCGCTTGTCCTCCACCCGGGATGCTAAAACGCAACACGCGGCAATTAGGAGAAAATGCTCCTCTATCGAAGGCGCTAAAATGTAGCATGAGGCGCGGGCGCAAACAGTTTTCATAAAAACAACAATgatcaacaagatcaaacaaaTCAAAATAAATAGACCAATGCATAACTTTAAAATCTCCAAATCTCAATCTAGATAGCATAGTTCAAATTCATGACATAGTTTAATGCAAAAGGATAATTTCACACAATCAAGTCCAACACAAATTTGACtcaaacacacacaaacacatTATTTGTCAACATCTTCTTCGGAGTTTTGGACGGTGGTGTTGGCATGAACCGATGAATCTCCATAGGCATCAACATTGGTAGAAGGTGGTGGGTCCACCAAGAAGGCCATGAATTCTCCCCAGCAGTGCTCCCACGCCACCCATGCCTCCAACTTGACCCATCGGTGCACTCATCCCTCCAAATCCCACTCCAAGTCCCATGCCTTACATGCCacccatgcctccatagcctccgtGCGGCGCtcccatgcctccatagcctccgtGCGGCGCtcccatgcctccatagcctccgtGCGGCGCtcccatgcctccatagcctccgtGCGGCGCtcccatgcctccatagcctccgtGCGGCGCTCCCATGCTCCCATAGCCTCCATAGCCTTCATGTGGTGCTCCCATGCCTCCAAATGCAACCGGTGGTGCTCCCATGCATCCATAGCCTCCATGGC contains the following coding sequences:
- the LOC124651109 gene encoding oligopeptide transporter 1-like, which gives rise to MEPPQLELSNLEVLNEGPDTSDEKTDEVDDCPIEEVRLTVPITDDPTLPALTFRTWFLGLVSCALLAFCNQFFGYRQNPVYISSLSVQIVVLPLGRLMAACLPPKVVGIKGTRWSFSLNPGPFNLKEHVLITIFANTGSNSVYAVGIITIVKAFYHRDIHPLAAMLLTQTTQLMGYGWAGLFRKFLVDSPYMWWPSNLVQVSLFRALHEKEKRPKGGSTRLQFFLIVLATSFAYYIVPNYLFPTISSISVVCLVWRNSVTAQQIGSGVYGLGVGSFGLDWATVAGFLGTPLSTPAFAILNVMAGFFLVVYVVLPVAYWSNAYDARRFPIISSHVFMANGSRYDVSRVLDPATFQFSQAGYDDAGQINLSIFFAFAYGLSFATLAATLSHVALFHGRSIWRQTKATVSGQQAGDVHTRLMKRNYAAVPQWWFHVMLVLVLGLSIFTCEGFGQELQLPYWGVLLAAGLAFFFTLPIGIITATTNQQPGLNVVTELIIGYLYPGRPLANVAFKTYGYISMSQAIMFLQDFKLGHYMKIPPRSMFAVQLVGTLLASSVYFGTSWWLLESVSNICEPAKLPAGSPWTCPGDDVFYNASIIWGVVGPQRMFGRLGRYTKMNYFFLAGALAPVPVWALSRAFPERGWIRLINMPVLLSATGLMPPARSVNYLMWGAVGLTFNHVVYRRYKAWWARHNYVLSAALDAGMAFMGIASYAMLQSGGVNGVNWWGLQVDDHCDLARCPTAPGVSVAGCPVQ